A genomic window from Solidesulfovibrio sp. includes:
- a CDS encoding BPTD_3080 family restriction endonuclease, producing the protein MNNLFFEKPILNSPYEYPAQHWELDGQGQPTQKINPYRRQADFITPIPKPKKQKAKAEQVKMVFDEGKGLSTQEQQYSKTARTINALREHVDAWRKIPDPGEWKVTPETARLLQHWRHHKFSGIRPFFCQVEAIEVAIWLTEVAPKMGKTGKSFLEVLENANNDANPELMRLALKLATGAGKTTVMAMLIIWQTINAVRHPTSNKFTRGFLIVAPGLTIKDRLRVLQPNDPDSYYASRELVPNDMMVDLERAKIVITNYHAFKLRERMELSKGSRSLLQGRGEELNTLETEGQMIQRVMPDLMGLKNILVINDEAHHCYRERPGSTDVDDASGDEKDEAKKNNEAARLWISGLEAVNRKLGLTRVIDLSATPFFLRGSGYAEGTLFPWTMSDFSLMDAIECGIVKLPRVPVADNIPGAEMPKFRNLWEHIGKKMPKKGARKAKNLDPLAIPTELQTALEALYGHYAKTFELWKESGITVPPCFIVVCNNTSTSKLVYEYISGFTRENDDGSKTPVPGRLELFRNTDEHGNALPRPRTLLIDSEQLESGEALNDTFRDVYDVEIEHFRREIIERTGSKEQADNLTDQDLLREVMNTVGKKDRLGESIRCVVSVSMLTEGWDANTVTHVLGVRAFGTQLLCEQVIGRALRRQSYDLNEEGLFNVEYADVLGIPFDFTAKPVVAPPQPPRETIQVKAVRPERDNLEIRFPRVEGYRVELPEERLEAEFNDDSILELTPLLVGPSVTKNQGIIGEDVDLSLEHLGDMRRSTLLFHVTKRLLYTKWRDPGEEPKMHLFGQLKRITKQWLDNCLVCKGGTYPAQLMYQELADMACERITAGITRKLVGICPVKAVLDSFNPVGSTIHVNFNTSKRDRWQTDSRKCHVNWAILDSDWEGEFCRVVESHPKVKAYVKNHNLGLFVPYRYGSIMRTYIPDFIVQVDDGHEDPLNLIVEIKGYRGEDAKEKKSTMENYWIPGVNNHKQFGRWAFVELREVFKIESDFAAKVESSFNEMILGATAPQGED; encoded by the coding sequence ATGAATAATTTGTTTTTTGAAAAACCTATCCTTAACTCACCATATGAGTATCCTGCACAACACTGGGAACTCGATGGGCAGGGACAGCCAACACAGAAAATCAATCCTTACCGCCGCCAAGCTGACTTCATAACCCCTATTCCAAAGCCCAAGAAGCAGAAGGCCAAAGCCGAACAAGTCAAGATGGTCTTTGACGAAGGCAAAGGGCTTTCCACTCAAGAGCAGCAGTATTCCAAAACCGCTCGAACCATTAACGCCCTTCGTGAACACGTGGATGCATGGAGGAAGATTCCTGACCCAGGCGAGTGGAAAGTAACGCCTGAAACTGCCCGCCTCCTTCAGCACTGGAGACACCACAAGTTCAGCGGCATTCGCCCTTTCTTCTGTCAGGTCGAAGCAATTGAAGTCGCCATCTGGTTGACCGAGGTCGCCCCTAAGATGGGCAAGACGGGCAAGTCCTTCCTGGAAGTGCTCGAAAACGCCAATAACGACGCGAATCCCGAATTGATGCGATTGGCCCTCAAGCTGGCTACTGGCGCGGGCAAGACTACGGTCATGGCGATGCTCATCATCTGGCAGACCATCAACGCCGTCCGTCACCCAACCAGCAACAAATTCACTCGAGGATTTCTCATCGTAGCTCCAGGACTGACCATCAAGGATCGGCTGCGGGTGCTCCAGCCCAATGATCCCGACAGCTATTATGCCAGTCGTGAACTGGTCCCTAATGACATGATGGTTGACCTTGAGCGGGCCAAGATCGTCATCACCAACTACCACGCCTTCAAACTCCGTGAACGCATGGAGCTGTCCAAGGGGAGTCGCTCCTTGCTCCAGGGACGAGGGGAGGAACTGAACACCCTTGAAACTGAAGGGCAGATGATCCAACGCGTCATGCCAGACCTGATGGGCTTGAAGAATATTCTGGTGATCAACGACGAAGCTCACCATTGCTACCGAGAGCGCCCCGGCAGCACGGATGTTGATGATGCCTCCGGTGATGAGAAGGACGAAGCAAAAAAGAACAACGAAGCCGCACGGCTCTGGATTTCAGGACTTGAGGCGGTGAATCGAAAGCTTGGTCTCACGCGTGTCATTGACCTTTCGGCAACGCCTTTCTTCTTGAGAGGCTCAGGCTATGCTGAGGGAACCCTGTTTCCATGGACAATGAGCGACTTTTCTTTGATGGATGCCATTGAATGCGGCATCGTCAAGCTGCCTCGCGTCCCGGTGGCGGACAACATCCCTGGCGCGGAGATGCCCAAGTTCCGGAACCTCTGGGAGCACATCGGTAAGAAGATGCCCAAGAAAGGGGCGAGAAAAGCTAAGAACCTTGACCCGCTCGCAATTCCGACTGAGCTCCAGACGGCGCTGGAAGCGCTGTATGGTCATTATGCCAAAACCTTTGAGCTATGGAAGGAGAGCGGCATCACTGTACCGCCTTGCTTCATCGTAGTGTGCAACAATACCTCCACGTCCAAGCTCGTTTACGAGTATATTTCCGGATTCACTAGGGAAAATGATGATGGCTCAAAAACTCCAGTTCCGGGTCGGTTGGAATTATTCAGAAATACTGATGAACACGGTAACGCACTCCCCAGGCCAAGAACCCTTCTGATTGATAGCGAGCAGCTTGAGTCTGGAGAAGCGCTGAACGACACATTCAGGGATGTGTACGACGTTGAAATAGAACACTTCCGTCGGGAGATTATCGAACGGACCGGGAGCAAGGAACAGGCGGACAACCTCACCGACCAGGATTTGCTCCGTGAGGTCATGAACACGGTGGGAAAGAAGGACCGTCTCGGGGAATCTATCCGGTGTGTGGTCTCTGTCTCCATGCTGACGGAAGGCTGGGATGCCAACACCGTGACCCATGTCCTCGGCGTTCGGGCTTTCGGAACACAGCTTCTGTGCGAACAGGTCATTGGTCGAGCATTGCGCAGGCAGTCCTATGATCTGAACGAGGAAGGGCTGTTCAATGTCGAGTATGCCGATGTCCTGGGCATTCCCTTTGACTTCACAGCCAAGCCTGTGGTGGCACCTCCGCAGCCTCCGAGAGAAACGATCCAGGTCAAAGCTGTCCGCCCTGAGCGTGACAACCTGGAAATCCGATTCCCACGTGTTGAGGGATACCGTGTTGAGCTACCGGAAGAGCGCCTCGAAGCTGAATTCAATGACGATTCCATCCTGGAATTGACGCCGCTGCTGGTGGGGCCTTCCGTCACCAAGAACCAAGGCATCATCGGCGAGGATGTTGACCTCAGCCTTGAACATCTTGGAGACATGCGCAGGTCCACGCTGCTTTTCCATGTGACCAAGCGGTTGCTTTACACAAAGTGGCGTGATCCTGGGGAAGAACCCAAGATGCACCTGTTTGGTCAGCTCAAGCGCATTACCAAACAATGGCTGGACAACTGCCTCGTATGCAAGGGTGGCACCTACCCCGCTCAGTTGATGTACCAGGAGTTGGCGGACATGGCCTGCGAACGGATCACCGCAGGGATCACCCGCAAGCTGGTGGGGATATGCCCGGTAAAGGCGGTGCTAGATTCGTTTAACCCAGTGGGCTCGACCATACATGTCAATTTCAACACTTCAAAACGGGATCGCTGGCAAACGGACTCGCGCAAGTGCCATGTAAACTGGGCCATCCTGGACAGTGACTGGGAAGGCGAGTTCTGCCGCGTTGTGGAGTCTCATCCCAAGGTCAAAGCATACGTCAAGAACCATAACCTGGGGCTCTTCGTCCCCTACCGCTATGGCTCGATTATGCGCACCTACATCCCGGACTTCATTGTCCAGGTCGATGACGGGCACGAAGACCCGCTGAACCTGATCGTGGAGATCAAGGGCTACCGGGGTGAGGACGCCAAGGAAAAGAAATCGACCATGGAGAACTACTGGATTCCAGGCGTGAACAACCACAAGCAATTTGGGCGATGGGCATTCGTCGAACTGAGGGAAGTCTTCAAAATAGAATCCGATTTCGCTGCCAAGGTGGAATCATCCTTCAATGAAATGATCCTTGGTGCCACTGCCCCTCAAGGTGAAGACTGA
- a CDS encoding site-specific DNA-methyltransferase: MASNKILKTVETITHEDASRKHIPTAECQSILRKEHQNPIRVAYERRNRDLDPQLVWRGKDEQDWSDLVVHAPPLFIQEKVHPKVLIDDLTERTRKQEGAKVPQQMSLFDDFNGLPNEDAKTEFYQHDANWSNRMILGDSLQVMASLAEREGLRGKVQCIYFDPPYGIKFNSNFQWSTTTRTVSDGKKEHITREPEQVKAFRDTWRDGVHSYLSYLRDRLTVARDLLKDSGSIFVQIGDDNVHRARTLMDEVFGEKNFISMITLTKAASQSSSLLANVNDYILWYGRNKESTKYRQLFQERPPIENPTHRYICVEDSEGTIHDLSLKQKMGEEPLPEGVFLRMVTLTSQTGSESSRFPYLFSGKQYRPPGARGWSTGEDGLSRVEKSGRMWAVGSTLMWKNYHSDYPYKPRVSLWDDIRSSGFGSEKLYVVQTQPEVIQRCILMASDPGDLVIDPTCGSGTTAFIAEQWGRRWITIDTSRVALALARARIMGARYPYYLLSDSKDGKAKQAQLSQKDVSQAVTHLKVSHGFVNKQIPHVTLRSIANNAEIDVIYEEYRNEIGSLLNEINLLLGESWNERQMPQKADSEWPAKVRQLHETWRKLFVERQNRMEKSISVNAISEQLYDVPYEDNKKVRVAGPFTVESLSPHRVLTVDENDELVDELAKPDQQTEAQDFAQMILENLKTAGVQQAHKEDKIVFSTLKPWPGHYVCAEGVYYEGEDDSGIEKRAAIFIGPEFGTVSRPDLVAAAREAGDAGFDALIACAFNYDAHSSEFNSLGRIPVLKARMNADLHMADDLKNTGKGNLFVIFGEPDIDILEAKNNQVQVKINGVDVFHPNTGEVRSDGAEGIACWFIDTDYNEESFFVRHAYFLGANDPYQALKTTLKAEINQECWDSLNSDISRPFDKPKSGRIAVKVINHLGDEVMKVYRVE; encoded by the coding sequence ATGGCAAGCAACAAGATTCTCAAGACTGTTGAAACCATCACGCACGAGGATGCTTCGCGGAAGCATATCCCGACCGCAGAATGCCAGTCCATCTTGCGCAAGGAGCACCAGAACCCCATCCGTGTGGCATATGAACGGCGCAACCGCGACCTTGATCCCCAACTAGTCTGGCGCGGCAAAGATGAACAGGACTGGTCGGACTTGGTGGTTCATGCGCCGCCGTTGTTTATCCAGGAAAAAGTTCACCCAAAGGTGCTCATAGATGACCTGACTGAGCGGACCAGAAAGCAGGAGGGGGCCAAGGTTCCCCAGCAGATGAGTCTTTTTGATGACTTCAATGGCCTCCCAAATGAAGACGCCAAGACGGAATTCTACCAGCACGACGCCAACTGGTCGAACAGGATGATTCTTGGTGACAGCCTTCAGGTCATGGCTTCGCTTGCTGAAAGGGAGGGCCTACGGGGAAAGGTGCAGTGCATTTATTTTGATCCGCCTTATGGCATAAAATTCAACTCGAACTTTCAGTGGTCGACAACTACACGAACTGTATCAGATGGGAAGAAAGAGCACATAACCAGAGAGCCAGAACAAGTAAAAGCATTTAGAGACACATGGAGAGACGGCGTTCACTCATATTTGTCGTATTTGAGGGATAGGCTTACAGTGGCCAGAGATCTGCTAAAGGATAGCGGATCAATATTTGTTCAAATTGGAGACGACAACGTTCATCGAGCTCGCACTTTAATGGATGAGGTTTTTGGCGAGAAGAACTTTATTTCAATGATAACACTCACGAAAGCTGCGTCCCAGAGTTCATCTTTGCTGGCCAATGTGAATGACTACATCCTGTGGTATGGGAGAAACAAGGAGAGCACTAAATATAGACAATTATTTCAAGAAAGACCCCCTATCGAGAACCCAACTCACCGTTATATTTGTGTCGAGGACAGCGAAGGAACTATCCACGATTTAAGTTTAAAGCAGAAAATGGGAGAGGAACCACTGCCAGAGGGTGTATTCCTTAGAATGGTAACTCTTACTTCTCAAACAGGATCGGAATCTTCACGCTTCCCATACCTTTTTAGTGGCAAACAATATCGTCCACCTGGAGCAAGAGGGTGGTCTACTGGGGAGGATGGGCTTTCTCGGGTTGAAAAATCTGGCCGAATGTGGGCAGTTGGCAGCACACTGATGTGGAAGAATTACCACTCAGATTATCCTTACAAACCTAGAGTGTCACTTTGGGATGATATCCGCTCCAGCGGATTTGGCTCAGAGAAATTATATGTTGTCCAAACACAACCAGAAGTGATTCAACGGTGCATCCTTATGGCGAGCGACCCTGGCGATCTTGTCATTGATCCAACTTGCGGTTCAGGAACGACTGCATTCATCGCAGAGCAATGGGGACGTAGATGGATCACTATAGACACGTCAAGGGTTGCCCTTGCCCTTGCTCGTGCACGCATAATGGGAGCAAGATATCCCTACTACTTATTGTCTGACAGCAAAGACGGTAAAGCCAAGCAGGCACAATTGAGTCAAAAGGATGTCTCACAAGCAGTCACACACCTTAAAGTTTCGCACGGGTTTGTTAACAAACAAATCCCGCATGTCACCTTACGATCCATAGCAAACAATGCAGAAATAGACGTAATTTATGAAGAATACAGAAATGAAATTGGATCATTATTAAATGAAATCAATCTTCTACTTGGAGAAAGTTGGAATGAAAGGCAAATGCCGCAAAAGGCTGACAGCGAGTGGCCCGCCAAGGTCAGGCAACTTCACGAGACGTGGCGGAAGCTTTTTGTTGAACGTCAAAACAGAATGGAAAAGTCTATCTCTGTAAATGCAATCTCTGAACAACTTTATGATGTTCCATATGAAGACAATAAAAAAGTCCGTGTAGCTGGCCCTTTCACCGTCGAAAGCCTCTCCCCCCACCGCGTCTTGACCGTGGATGAAAACGACGAGCTTGTGGATGAGCTTGCCAAGCCCGACCAGCAAACAGAGGCGCAGGACTTTGCGCAAATGATTCTGGAGAACCTCAAGACCGCAGGCGTCCAGCAGGCCCACAAGGAAGACAAGATCGTCTTCTCCACCCTCAAACCCTGGCCAGGGCATTACGTCTGCGCCGAAGGGGTGTACTACGAAGGTGAGGATGACTCCGGAATTGAGAAACGAGCAGCCATTTTCATCGGTCCCGAGTTCGGCACTGTCTCACGTCCAGACCTCGTAGCGGCAGCCAGGGAGGCTGGCGACGCGGGATTTGACGCACTCATTGCCTGCGCCTTCAACTACGATGCGCATTCTTCGGAGTTCAACAGCCTGGGGCGGATTCCCGTGCTCAAGGCCCGAATGAACGCCGACTTGCATATGGCGGACGACCTCAAGAACACCGGCAAGGGCAACCTCTTCGTCATCTTCGGCGAACCGGACATCGACATCCTGGAAGCCAAAAACAACCAGGTTCAGGTCAAGATCAACGGCGTGGATGTATTCCACCCCAACACCGGCGAGGTCCGCAGCGACGGTGCAGAAGGCATCGCCTGCTGGTTCATCGACACAGACTACAACGAGGAGAGTTTCTTTGTCCGACACGCCTACTTCCTCGGTGCGAACGATCCTTATCAAGCGCTGAAGACAACCCTCAAAGCGGAAATCAACCAAGAATGCTGGGACTCCCTGAATAGCGACATTTCTCGTCCCTTCGACAAACCCAAGTCTGGACGCATCGCCGTCAAAGTCATCAATCACCTTGGAGATGAAGTCATGAAGGTTTACCGGGTGGAGTAA